The Deinococcus sp. YIM 134068 sequence ATGCGGGCCGTCAAATTCACCCTGAAACACTACCTGGACGCGAACGGGTTGACCGCGTACCGGCTGGCCCAGGCGTCGCGCGGGCGGGTCAGCCGTGGCACCGTATACGCGCTGGCACGGGGAAATGCGGTGCGGGTGGACCTGGGCACGCTGGGAGCGGTGATCACCACGCTGGAGGAGTTGACCGGACGTGAAGTCACCCCAGCCGACCTGCTGACGGTGGTCACGGTGCCGGGGCCTGACCGGGAGGCGCGGGCGTGGCTGGGCGGGGACGCCTCCCGGCTGGGCGAGTTCGGGCCGTACGACTGGGGCGAGGCCGATCCCTACACGCTGGGCGAGCCGGTGTGGGTGGGGCCGGACGGTGAACTCCTGATCGGTGGGGAGTGACGGCCCCCGCTCTCACGCTGGGAGCGGTCTTCGTGGCGGACTTCCCGGAGCATGACCCCGGCGGCCACGAGCAGGAAGGGCCGCGCCCCGCCGTGCTGGTCGGGTTGCCCACCAACGCGGGGCGTCCCCGCTTCCCGGTGCTGATGCTGGCCCCCGTCACCACCTTCAGGGAGCAGTCCTGGGTGGCGGCCCCGGACCTCTATCCCGTGCTGAGTGCGGGGTCAGGTGGACTGCGGGTGCCCAGCGTGGTGTTGATCGATCAGACGCGGGCGCTCGACGCCTCGCGGGTGGCCCGTTACCTGGGCGCGCTCACGCCAGAGGAGTACGCCCCCATTCATGCGGCGGTGCGACTCGTGTTCGGCTTGTAGAGCAAGATTCGCTGGTATACACCCGACCGTCCCGAGTCCACGCGAAGGACCTGGGGGAACGACCAGCGGGGTCCGGTCTTCCCCTATCCTCCCCCCATGACCCCGACCGCGCCCGACCCCGCCGAACGCTACGTCCGCCTCGCCCACGCCATTGACGCCCACGTGGAGGGCTTCGTAGACGGTTACGGTGGTCCGCCGGAGTGGGCTGACCGGGCGAGGCGCGACCCCGCCGAGCTGCGCGCCGAGGCACAAGCCCTGCTCGGGGAAGTGGAGGCCGTGGAGGACGACGCGCGCCAAACCTTCCTCACCGTGCAGGCGCGGGCGATGGACACCCTGACGCGGATAGTCGCGGGCGAGGCGCTGCCCTACGAGGACGAGGTGCGCGGCCTGTTCGACATTGAGCCAGAGCGGGCGAACGTGGCCGACCTCGACGCGGCCCTCGCGTCGCTGGACGCGGCGTTGCCGGGGACGGGCACCCTGGAGGAGCGCGAGGAGGCGTTGCGCGCACGGGTCGTCGTGCCGAGGGACGACATTCTGCGGGTGGCCGAACCGATCCTGGCCCACCTCCGCGAGCGGACGCGCGACCGCTTCGGCCTGCCGGACGGCGAGAACTTCACCATCGGTCTCGTCAGCGACAAGCCGTGGGGCGGGTACAACTGGCCGCTCGGCAACCTGCAAAGCCGCATTGATCTGAACACCGATCTGCCCACGCTCCTCCCCAACCTGCCCGACCTGCTCGCCCACGAGGGCTACCCCGGCCACCACACCGAACACGCGACGAAGGAACAGCGGCTCGTGCGGGAGCGCGGCTGGCGGGAACACTCCGTCCAACTCATCAACGCGCCCGAATGCGTGGTCAGCGAGGGCATCGCCACGAACGCCCTGCGCGCCGTCATGGAGCGCGAGGAGGTGGAGGCGTGGCTGACGGGCGACCTCGCGGGGGTGGCGGGGCTGGACCCCGACGACGTGCGCGCCTTCTTGCAGGTGAACCGCGCCCGCGAGGGGCTGAAGGGCGTCAGCGCCACCGCCGCCCTGATGCTGCACGCGGACGGGGCGACCGAGGCCGAGGTCCTCGACTTCCTGCGCCACTACGGCCCGGCGAGCGAGGCCCGCGCCCGCCAGAGCCTGCGCTTCATCTCGCAGCCGACCTTCCGGGCGTACATCTTCACGTACAGCGTGGGCGGCGACCTCGTGCGGGGCGTGCTGGAGCAGGGGGGCACGCCGGGCTTCGCGCGCTTGCTCACCGAACCCGTCACGCCCGGCCAACTCCGCGCCGGGGTGGGAAGCTGAGTGGCATGGACTTCCGGGCACAGATCGAGCAGGCGGGCTTTCCCGAAGGGGTGGAAGTCAGCGTCCTCGGCGAACCGCAGGGGCGCGTCTTCCGCGTGACGGGGCCGGAGGGGCGCGGCTTCGAACTCCTCCTGACCGACGACGCCGTGCGGATGTACGGCGAGGGGCCGAGCGTGGCGACGGTCCTCAAGCGTCTTCACGACCGGGTGGGGGAGGGCCTGCCGCCCGCCCGTTCGCCCGGAGAGTACGAGCGCGAGGTCTTCGTGGGGGACTGAACGAGGTGAGTGGGAAGTGGTCCGTGGTGAATGGGAAGAACCCGGTCTTTTTCTACTGACAACTGACCACTCACCACTTACCGCTTCCCGAACACGTCCGAGAGTGCCGCCCTAGCCGCCCAGCACCCGCTCATCCCGTGGATGCCTCCGCCGGGGGGCGTGGAGCTGGAGCACAGGTACACGCCGGGCGCGGGGGTGCGGTAGGGCGTCGCGGAGGGCAGCGGGCGGGCGAGCAGGCCCCACAGGTCGCCCCGCCCGCCGTTCACGTCGCCGCCCCGG is a genomic window containing:
- a CDS encoding type II toxin-antitoxin system PemK/MazF family toxin; protein product: MTAPALTLGAVFVADFPEHDPGGHEQEGPRPAVLVGLPTNAGRPRFPVLMLAPVTTFREQSWVAAPDLYPVLSAGSGGLRVPSVVLIDQTRALDASRVARYLGALTPEEYAPIHAAVRLVFGL
- a CDS encoding helix-turn-helix domain-containing protein; amino-acid sequence: MRAVKFTLKHYLDANGLTAYRLAQASRGRVSRGTVYALARGNAVRVDLGTLGAVITTLEELTGREVTPADLLTVVTVPGPDREARAWLGGDASRLGEFGPYDWGEADPYTLGEPVWVGPDGELLIGGE